Proteins encoded in a region of the Bacillaceae bacterium S4-13-56 genome:
- the glyQ gene encoding glycine--tRNA ligase subunit alpha, which translates to MNVQEMILTLQKYWSDQNCILVQAYDVEKGAGTMSPMTLLRSLGPEPWNVAYVEPSRRPADGRYGENPNRLYQHHQFQVIMKPSPDNIQDLYLDSLKALGINPLQHDIRFVEDNWENPTLGAAGLGWEVWLDGMEITQFTYFQQIGGLEANPVSVEITYGMERLASYIQDKENVFDLEWTKGFTVRDIFLQPEYEHSKYTFEESNTDMLFELFTIYEQEAKRIMEKGLVFPAYDYVLKCSHTFNLLDAKGVISVTERTGYIGRVRNLAREIAKAYVNEREKLGFPMLHKEGGKLNGNA; encoded by the coding sequence ATGAATGTTCAAGAGATGATTTTAACCCTTCAAAAATATTGGTCTGATCAAAACTGTATTCTTGTTCAAGCATATGATGTTGAAAAAGGAGCAGGTACTATGTCTCCCATGACATTACTTAGAAGTCTGGGACCAGAACCGTGGAATGTGGCATATGTAGAGCCATCCAGACGCCCAGCAGACGGACGGTATGGAGAAAATCCAAATCGTTTATATCAACATCATCAATTTCAAGTCATTATGAAACCTTCTCCAGATAACATTCAAGATTTGTATTTAGATTCACTTAAAGCTTTGGGTATTAACCCACTTCAACATGATATCCGTTTTGTTGAGGATAACTGGGAAAATCCAACCCTAGGTGCTGCCGGGCTTGGTTGGGAAGTTTGGTTAGATGGAATGGAAATCACTCAATTTACTTATTTTCAACAAATTGGAGGCTTAGAAGCAAATCCTGTATCAGTTGAAATAACATACGGAATGGAAAGATTAGCTTCCTATATCCAAGACAAAGAAAATGTTTTTGATCTCGAATGGACAAAGGGATTTACAGTAAGAGATATATTTTTACAACCTGAGTATGAGCACTCCAAATACACTTTTGAAGAGTCCAATACAGATATGCTTTTTGAACTATTTACGATCTATGAACAAGAGGCGAAAAGAATCATGGAAAAGGGATTGGTTTTTCCAGCTTATGATTATGTATTAAAATGCTCCCATACCTTTAATTTGTTAGATGCTAAAGGAGTTATATCAGTCACTGAAAGAACGGGTTATATTGGTAGAGTTCGAAACCTGGCTAGAGAAATAGCGAAGGCCTATGTGAATGAGAGAGAAAAATTAGGGTTCCCTATGCTTCATAAAGAGGGGGGTAAGCTGAATGGAAACGCGTGA
- the glyS gene encoding glycine--tRNA ligase subunit beta, producing METRDFILEIGLEEMPARYIDDALHQLQSKIENWLNEKNLSFSHSEVFSTPRRLAVSIHALAEEQEDQEEEARGPSKKIAQDGEGNWTKAAIGFARGQGGQVEDLTIKEHNGTEYVFLTKFIKGKRTIELLPELKDIIENLSFPKNMKWGTKKLRYIRPIRWIVSLFGEELVTIQAGGVKSGRQTYGHRFLGEDVSLSNATEYVAALESQFVIVDSSKRKGMILEGIAKLEKDQGWKIPVDQELLQEVLHLVEYPTVFYGSFLPEYLELPEEVLITSMKEHQRYFPVKDQENKLLPYFVAVRNGNEQYIEVVSKGNEKVLKARLADARFFFEEDQKASIEGNLEKLDRMVFHEELGSIGEKVKRVSNLTEKLAQVLGASQKETQNAIRIASISKFDLVTHMVDEFPELQGVMGEKYAKLFGENEIVAKGIREHYYPRFSGDVIPETLEGSIVSITDKLDTIVGCFGIGIIPSGSQDPYALRRQGAGILQILLRKKWKIHVEELLKISLDRLEESKLLKRSRQEIEKDLHEFFQLRCEFLLKEHQVDYDVTNAVTYKEIGNIAFLVDKGTLLSSKRIEEEFKLSQEAFGRVLNLASKAESNLVEPELFENETEKELYDILQKVTPVYREHMESHRASDALKELEQLTKPIHSFFDKTMVMVEDESVKKNRLALLNQIAQLIFAFGDLNEIQWKQKQMG from the coding sequence ATGGAAACGCGTGATTTTATTTTAGAAATTGGACTAGAGGAAATGCCTGCTCGCTATATAGATGATGCATTACATCAGTTGCAATCTAAGATAGAGAATTGGTTAAATGAAAAGAATTTATCTTTTTCACATAGTGAAGTCTTTTCAACTCCAAGAAGACTTGCTGTATCTATCCATGCTTTAGCAGAAGAACAGGAAGACCAGGAGGAGGAAGCACGTGGTCCTTCAAAAAAAATCGCACAAGACGGGGAAGGGAATTGGACCAAAGCAGCTATTGGATTTGCACGAGGACAAGGGGGTCAAGTAGAGGATTTGACGATCAAGGAGCATAATGGTACGGAGTATGTCTTCCTAACAAAATTCATCAAAGGGAAACGTACGATTGAATTGTTACCAGAGCTAAAAGATATTATTGAAAATCTCTCTTTTCCTAAAAATATGAAGTGGGGAACCAAGAAATTAAGGTATATTCGACCGATTCGTTGGATTGTTTCTTTATTTGGAGAAGAACTTGTCACCATTCAAGCTGGTGGGGTTAAAAGTGGAAGACAAACTTATGGACACAGGTTCCTTGGAGAAGATGTTTCACTTTCTAACGCAACTGAGTATGTTGCTGCTTTAGAATCTCAATTCGTAATAGTAGATAGTTCAAAAAGAAAAGGAATGATCCTAGAGGGTATTGCTAAATTGGAGAAAGACCAAGGATGGAAAATTCCTGTGGATCAAGAATTACTTCAGGAGGTTCTTCATTTAGTAGAGTATCCGACTGTGTTTTATGGATCATTTCTGCCAGAGTATTTGGAATTACCAGAAGAGGTTCTTATCACATCTATGAAGGAACACCAACGTTATTTTCCAGTAAAGGATCAAGAAAATAAGCTATTACCTTATTTCGTTGCTGTGCGAAATGGAAATGAGCAATATATTGAAGTGGTATCAAAAGGAAATGAAAAAGTACTAAAGGCTCGCCTTGCAGATGCCCGATTCTTTTTTGAGGAAGATCAAAAAGCCAGTATTGAGGGAAATTTAGAAAAATTAGATCGAATGGTATTTCATGAGGAATTGGGATCTATTGGTGAAAAAGTAAAAAGAGTATCAAACCTAACAGAAAAACTGGCACAAGTGTTGGGAGCTTCTCAAAAGGAAACTCAGAATGCTATTCGAATAGCAAGCATTAGCAAATTTGATTTGGTAACCCACATGGTCGATGAATTCCCAGAACTTCAAGGGGTAATGGGAGAAAAATATGCTAAGCTATTTGGTGAAAACGAAATCGTCGCAAAAGGAATACGGGAACATTATTACCCTCGTTTTTCAGGAGATGTAATACCTGAAACCTTAGAAGGCAGTATTGTCAGTATTACAGACAAACTTGATACCATAGTTGGTTGCTTTGGAATAGGTATCATTCCATCTGGCTCACAAGACCCTTATGCCCTACGCCGTCAAGGAGCAGGAATTCTTCAAATTTTGTTGAGGAAGAAGTGGAAGATCCATGTGGAAGAATTACTTAAAATAAGTCTTGATCGATTGGAAGAATCTAAATTATTAAAAAGATCAAGACAAGAAATTGAAAAAGACCTCCATGAGTTTTTCCAATTGCGATGTGAATTCTTATTAAAGGAACATCAAGTTGATTATGATGTGACAAACGCCGTAACTTACAAAGAAATCGGGAATATTGCTTTCTTAGTGGATAAGGGAACACTCCTATCATCGAAAAGAATCGAGGAGGAATTTAAACTTTCTCAGGAGGCTTTTGGTCGTGTGCTGAATTTGGCTTCTAAAGCTGAAAGTAACCTGGTAGAACCAGAATTATTTGAAAACGAAACAGAAAAAGAATTGTATGACATACTCCAAAAGGTCACTCCAGTGTATAGAGAACATATGGAATCACATCGAGCATCGGATGCTTTAAAAGAACTGGAGCAATTGACAAAACCTATTCATTCGTTTTTTGATAAAACGATGGTCATGGTAGAGGATGAGTCTGTTAAAAAGAACCGTTTGGCTCTCCTCAATCAAATTGCTCAATTAATTTTTGCTTTTGGAGACTTAAATGAAATTCAATGGAAGCAAAAACAAATGGGCTGA
- a CDS encoding helix-turn-helix transcriptional regulator — protein sequence MDLSKRQLKIIEIVKEKGPITGEQIADNLNLTRATLRPDLAILTMAGFLDARPRVGYFFTGKTGTELLTERLKKYKVHEYQSIPVVVHENVSVYDAICSMFLEDVGTLFVVDENNCLVGVLSRKDLLRASIGNQDLQKLPVHIIMTRMPNITWCYREDLLLDAAQKLIDKQIDGLPVVKKEEKGLIVVGRLTKTNITKALVELARDERLA from the coding sequence ATGGATTTATCCAAAAGACAACTGAAAATTATTGAAATTGTCAAAGAAAAAGGACCAATTACCGGAGAACAGATCGCTGATAACTTGAACTTAACACGTGCCACCCTTCGTCCAGACTTAGCCATATTAACAATGGCTGGATTTTTAGATGCAAGACCACGAGTTGGATACTTTTTTACGGGTAAAACCGGGACCGAGTTATTAACTGAGCGTCTAAAAAAATATAAAGTGCATGAGTATCAATCTATCCCTGTAGTAGTGCATGAGAATGTAAGTGTTTACGATGCCATTTGTTCTATGTTTTTAGAAGATGTGGGAACATTATTTGTAGTAGATGAAAATAACTGTTTAGTAGGAGTATTATCAAGAAAAGATCTTTTAAGAGCAAGTATCGGTAATCAAGATCTACAAAAGTTACCAGTACATATCATTATGACAAGAATGCCGAATATAACTTGGTGTTATCGGGAAGATTTACTCCTTGATGCCGCCCAAAAGTTAATAGATAAACAAATAGATGGGTTACCGGTAGTAAAAAAGGAAGAAAAGGGCCTTATTGTAGTAGGAAGGCTTACAAAGACGAATATTACCAAAGCTTTAGTTGAACTAGCGAGAGACGAGCGATTGGCTTAA
- a CDS encoding pyruvate, water dikinase regulatory protein, with the protein MKPVVYIVSDSVGETAELVVKAALSQFNSGQYPVQRIPYVENTENISEALERAKSDGSMIAFTLVKRELRNFLLAEAKKMGVVVFDIIGPMIDEMERQFEKTPRLEPGLVHKLDEDYFKRVEAIEFAVKYDDGRDPRGILRSDINLIGVSRTSKTPLSQYLAHKRLKVANVPIVPEVEPPEELFKVDPKKCIGLRITPEILNNIRKERLIALGLDDHASYANLDRIKKELDHFDKIVEKINCKVIDVSNKAVEETANIILQLIKR; encoded by the coding sequence GTGAAACCAGTTGTATATATTGTGTCCGATTCAGTGGGTGAAACTGCTGAGTTAGTAGTTAAGGCGGCATTAAGCCAATTCAATAGTGGCCAATATCCAGTACAGAGAATACCTTATGTGGAGAATACAGAAAATATTTCCGAAGCATTGGAACGCGCAAAGAGTGATGGGAGCATGATTGCATTCACTTTAGTAAAAAGAGAGTTGCGCAACTTTCTGTTGGCTGAAGCAAAAAAAATGGGAGTCGTAGTTTTCGATATTATAGGACCCATGATCGATGAGATGGAGCGACAATTTGAAAAAACTCCTCGTCTTGAGCCGGGGTTAGTTCATAAATTAGATGAGGATTATTTTAAACGAGTGGAAGCCATTGAATTTGCAGTCAAATATGATGATGGAAGGGACCCTAGAGGAATTCTTCGTTCTGATATAAACCTAATTGGTGTGTCGAGAACTTCTAAAACTCCCCTATCTCAATATTTAGCACATAAAAGGTTAAAGGTGGCCAATGTTCCAATTGTCCCCGAAGTGGAACCACCTGAAGAGTTATTTAAAGTAGATCCTAAAAAGTGTATTGGATTGAGAATAACTCCAGAGATACTTAACAATATAAGAAAGGAAAGATTGATTGCACTTGGCCTTGATGACCATGCAAGTTACGCCAATTTAGATCGAATAAAAAAAGAACTAGATCATTTTGACAAAATAGTAGAGAAAATCAACTGCAAAGTCATTGATGTATCCAATAAGGCCGTCGAGGAAACTGCAAATATAATCTTACAATTAATAAAGAGATAA
- the dnaG gene encoding DNA primase, whose amino-acid sequence MSRRIPEDLVEEIRQSNDITEVVGEFVQLKKQGRNYFGLCPFHGESTPSFSVSPDKQIFHCFGCHKGGNVYRFIMEIEGLSFNQAVAKLAERIGKSISDEFLSQANESETVAPELQDILSAHEWLEKLYHHLLMHTKEGKQAYQYLVGRGFSESTLETFHIGYAPNTANFTARFLEKKGYHLHSMVKAGLLAQSEDGSYLDRFRGRVIFPIKNHQGKTVGFGGRDLTDHGPKYLNSPETELFQKGKLLYNFDQARSFIRKEKYAVLFEGYADVISAHQAGVTNGVATLGTALSDMQVKFLKRYVDTVMICYDSDQAGIEATQKAANLLKREGCQIKVAMLPDGMDPDDYIKVNGPKAFQEKIIQSSVTYVTFFMKYLKRSYHLKDEGDKIKYVEKVLNEIALLDKPLERDYHLRELSRDQDLSIEVLERELAFILRKSRHNHKDKEHSTGHNKNNTYTIAHDKRLLPAFQKAERILLAYMLQDLWVAEKVRDELGVNFNTSEHCVLLSHLYGYYEEGHEPNVSHFMEYVDDPKLKDLISELGMLSVKEELSTQELMDYLKVIRQERMSKNEIKGLKEKQHEAEKNQDHITAAKIAMQILELKKRAKR is encoded by the coding sequence ATGTCACGAAGAATACCAGAAGATTTAGTTGAGGAAATCAGACAATCTAACGACATAACTGAAGTTGTTGGAGAATTTGTTCAACTAAAAAAACAAGGACGCAATTACTTTGGTTTATGTCCTTTTCATGGAGAAAGCACTCCATCTTTTTCCGTTTCACCAGATAAACAGATCTTCCATTGCTTTGGATGTCATAAAGGTGGAAATGTGTATCGGTTTATTATGGAAATAGAGGGTTTAAGCTTTAATCAAGCTGTAGCAAAACTCGCTGAGAGAATTGGTAAGTCTATTTCAGATGAGTTCCTTTCTCAAGCGAATGAATCAGAAACTGTTGCCCCAGAGCTTCAAGATATACTTTCTGCACATGAATGGTTAGAAAAACTATATCATCATTTACTCATGCATACGAAAGAAGGAAAGCAAGCTTACCAATATCTTGTTGGTCGTGGATTTAGTGAGAGTACTCTTGAAACCTTTCATATTGGATATGCTCCTAATACTGCCAATTTCACGGCGCGATTTTTGGAGAAAAAAGGATATCATCTTCATAGTATGGTGAAAGCGGGCTTGTTAGCTCAGAGTGAAGATGGAAGTTATTTAGATAGGTTTAGAGGAAGAGTGATTTTTCCAATAAAAAATCACCAAGGGAAGACTGTTGGTTTTGGTGGCCGGGATTTAACAGACCACGGACCTAAATATTTAAATTCTCCCGAAACCGAACTATTTCAAAAAGGGAAACTGCTCTATAATTTTGATCAAGCACGATCGTTTATACGTAAAGAAAAATACGCAGTTTTGTTTGAAGGATATGCCGATGTAATATCAGCTCATCAAGCTGGTGTTACAAATGGAGTGGCAACGTTAGGGACGGCTTTATCTGATATGCAAGTTAAGTTTTTAAAACGATATGTGGACACGGTCATGATTTGTTATGATTCTGACCAGGCTGGAATTGAAGCTACTCAAAAGGCCGCAAATCTTCTTAAAAGAGAGGGCTGTCAAATAAAAGTGGCAATGTTACCAGATGGTATGGATCCAGATGACTATATCAAAGTAAACGGACCTAAAGCATTTCAGGAAAAAATCATTCAATCTAGTGTAACGTATGTTACTTTTTTTATGAAGTATTTAAAACGGTCTTATCATCTGAAGGATGAAGGAGACAAAATTAAGTACGTAGAAAAGGTCTTGAATGAGATTGCTTTGTTGGACAAACCTTTAGAACGTGATTACCATTTAAGAGAGTTAAGTCGGGATCAAGACTTATCAATTGAGGTTCTTGAAAGGGAATTAGCGTTTATTCTTCGAAAAAGTCGCCATAATCATAAGGATAAGGAACATTCAACTGGTCATAATAAAAATAATACGTACACTATAGCGCACGATAAACGACTTTTACCCGCATTTCAAAAGGCAGAAAGAATTCTGCTTGCCTATATGTTACAGGATTTGTGGGTAGCGGAAAAGGTTAGAGATGAACTAGGAGTCAATTTTAATACTTCAGAGCATTGTGTTCTTTTATCCCATTTATATGGGTATTATGAAGAGGGGCATGAACCAAATGTCAGTCACTTCATGGAATATGTGGATGACCCTAAATTAAAGGATCTAATTTCTGAATTAGGTATGCTTTCTGTAAAGGAAGAGTTATCTACACAGGAATTAATGGATTATCTTAAGGTTATACGTCAAGAAAGAATGAGTAAGAATGAAATCAAGGGCTTGAAAGAGAAACAACATGAAGCAGAAAAAAATCAAGACCACATAACAGCGGCTAAAATCGCTATGCAAATCCTTGAATTAAAAAAACGTGCAAAGCGATAA
- the rpoD gene encoding RNA polymerase sigma factor RpoD: protein MAEKPARSKETENELTLEQSKEQLIEIGKKRGVLAYEEVAERLSSFELESHQMDEFFEYLTDQGIEVIGDSDEDPNMQQLSKEEEFDLNDLSVPPGVKINDPVRMYLKEIGRVNLLSADEEISFAKRIEEGDEEAKRRLAEANLRLVVSIAKRYVGRGMLFLDLIQEGNMGLIKAVEKFDYRKGYKFSTYATWWIRQAITRAIADQARTIRIPVHMVETINKLIRVQRQLLQDLGREPSPEEIGEEMELTPDKVREILKIAQEPVSLETPIGEEDDSHLGDFIEDQEATSPSDHAAYELLKEQLEDVLDTLTDREENVLRLRFGLDDGRTRTLEEVGKVFGVTRERIRQIEAKALRKLRHPSRSKRLKDFLE from the coding sequence ATGGCAGAAAAGCCAGCTCGTTCAAAAGAAACAGAAAATGAGCTTACCTTAGAGCAGTCCAAGGAACAACTCATAGAGATTGGTAAAAAACGTGGGGTTTTAGCTTATGAAGAGGTAGCAGAAAGGCTTTCTAGTTTTGAACTTGAATCCCATCAAATGGATGAATTTTTTGAGTACCTTACAGATCAAGGTATTGAGGTAATCGGTGATTCTGATGAAGATCCGAATATGCAGCAACTTTCTAAGGAAGAAGAATTTGATCTAAATGATCTAAGTGTTCCTCCTGGGGTAAAGATTAATGATCCAGTCCGAATGTATTTAAAGGAAATTGGAAGGGTGAATCTTTTATCGGCTGATGAAGAGATTAGCTTTGCTAAGCGAATTGAAGAGGGAGACGAAGAGGCAAAACGTCGTCTTGCTGAGGCGAACCTTCGCTTGGTGGTAAGTATCGCTAAAAGATATGTGGGTAGAGGGATGCTCTTTTTAGACCTCATTCAAGAAGGGAATATGGGTTTAATTAAAGCCGTTGAAAAATTTGATTACCGTAAAGGATATAAGTTTAGTACCTATGCGACATGGTGGATTCGTCAAGCAATTACCAGAGCCATCGCAGACCAGGCAAGAACGATCCGAATACCTGTCCATATGGTGGAGACGATTAATAAGCTTATCAGAGTCCAACGTCAATTGCTACAGGACCTTGGAAGAGAGCCTTCTCCTGAGGAAATAGGGGAAGAAATGGAGCTTACTCCTGATAAAGTCCGTGAGATACTAAAAATAGCTCAAGAACCAGTTTCCTTAGAAACACCAATTGGAGAAGAAGATGATTCACATCTTGGAGACTTCATTGAGGACCAAGAAGCAACTTCCCCTTCTGATCACGCTGCATATGAGCTTTTAAAAGAGCAACTTGAAGATGTTCTAGATACGCTAACAGATAGAGAAGAAAATGTCCTACGTCTACGTTTCGGTCTAGATGACGGTCGTACAAGAACCCTAGAAGAAGTGGGTAAGGTATTCGGAGTCACTAGAGAACGAATTAGACAGATTGAAGCTAAGGCATTAAGAAAGTTACGTCATCCGAGTAGAAGTAAACGTCTGAAGGATTTTCTTGAATAG
- a CDS encoding cytochrome c gives MRNNPIIPYALIAVIGIALMLVMSFIGLNQQKDIAEGDNNQGVVEENEKVSGDPAEIYSGNCQSCHGGNLEGVFGPALAGTNLSHEDLVNVITNGRGGMPAFEQKFDEETISKLADWILEQ, from the coding sequence ATGAGAAATAATCCAATCATACCTTACGCACTTATAGCGGTTATCGGAATTGCACTTATGCTGGTTATGTCTTTTATTGGTCTTAATCAACAAAAGGACATAGCAGAAGGGGATAATAATCAAGGGGTAGTTGAAGAAAATGAAAAAGTGTCTGGAGATCCAGCAGAAATTTATAGTGGAAACTGTCAATCCTGTCATGGTGGAAATTTGGAAGGTGTATTCGGACCGGCTTTAGCTGGGACAAATTTATCTCACGAGGATTTAGTAAATGTTATTACTAATGGTCGTGGAGGAATGCCAGCTTTTGAACAAAAATTTGATGAAGAAACTATCTCAAAATTGGCGGATTGGATTTTAGAGCAATAA
- a CDS encoding tRNA (adenine(22)-N(1))-methyltransferase TrmK, translated as MNESELSKRLSTVAKFIKKGSFFADIGSDHAYLPCYVCLKDDTANAIAGELNQGPFQSAQRQVRQTGLEKRIEVRKGDGLSVLQPEEVDTVVIAGMGGSLIRTILEQGKDRLQGVKRIIAQPNIDEWVVREWFLENKYCLTAEIIIKEGEPIYEVLVADFLEEPQPYDRDYIKKELMMGPFLLKEHSPVFIEKWERELRNKKRIMESMKKAKEPNQRKLEEFQKETEWIEEELNREDS; from the coding sequence ATGAATGAATCGGAGTTATCTAAGAGATTATCAACCGTCGCTAAGTTTATAAAAAAAGGATCATTCTTTGCTGATATTGGTTCAGACCATGCCTACCTTCCTTGTTATGTATGCTTGAAAGATGATACAGCAAATGCCATTGCCGGCGAACTGAATCAAGGTCCTTTTCAATCTGCTCAAAGACAGGTAAGACAGACTGGTTTGGAGAAACGTATTGAAGTAAGGAAAGGTGATGGTTTATCCGTGTTACAGCCCGAGGAGGTTGATACGGTAGTAATTGCCGGAATGGGAGGAAGCCTCATTCGAACAATTTTAGAACAAGGGAAAGATCGCCTCCAAGGAGTGAAACGCATCATAGCACAGCCTAATATTGATGAGTGGGTAGTTAGAGAGTGGTTTCTGGAAAATAAGTATTGTCTCACAGCGGAAATTATAATAAAAGAGGGTGAGCCAATTTATGAAGTATTAGTTGCCGATTTCCTTGAAGAACCACAGCCTTATGATAGGGATTATATAAAAAAAGAATTAATGATGGGGCCATTTTTGTTAAAAGAACATTCCCCTGTTTTTATAGAAAAATGGGAACGTGAACTACGAAACAAGAAAAGAATCATGGAAAGTATGAAAAAAGCCAAAGAACCAAATCAAAGGAAACTAGAAGAGTTTCAAAAAGAAACTGAATGGATTGAGGAGGAGTTAAATCGTGAAGATTCATGA
- a CDS encoding Nif3-like dinuclear metal center hexameric protein, which translates to MKIHDIIDIFEEWCPQTLAYDWDKVGLQVGSKETEVEKILITLDVREEVVDEAIAAGVQFIFAHHPLLFKPLPFIDVQDSKGRIIQKLIQNNISVYAAHTNLDVVQGGVNDLLAEKIGLKETKVLLPDGEEELYKLVIFVPTSHAEKVKGAIGDAGAGHIGNYSHCMFHTVGKGQFKPLEGTDPFLGTKGTLETVEEDRIETIVPKYMISNVLNAMREVHPYEEVAYDLYRLRNKGKVYGAGRIGLLEKPMMFEELLSHIKNVFKLPQLRFVGTKKDMVQKVAVLGGSGEDFIEAAKHAGADVYITGDLTFHDAQDAQPIGLHLIDPGHYIEEVMKEGVQHFFQSKFKTISQAPTVLTSKVNTNPFEYY; encoded by the coding sequence GTGAAGATTCATGATATTATTGATATATTTGAAGAATGGTGTCCCCAAACATTAGCCTATGATTGGGATAAAGTAGGCCTACAGGTGGGCAGTAAAGAAACAGAGGTTGAGAAAATATTAATTACACTTGACGTTAGAGAAGAAGTGGTTGATGAAGCAATAGCAGCGGGAGTTCAATTCATATTCGCTCATCATCCTCTTTTATTTAAACCCTTACCGTTCATTGATGTACAAGATTCCAAAGGACGTATTATTCAAAAACTCATTCAAAATAATATATCAGTTTATGCAGCACATACCAATCTTGATGTTGTACAGGGTGGCGTAAACGATTTGTTAGCTGAAAAAATAGGTCTTAAAGAGACGAAGGTTTTATTACCAGATGGTGAGGAAGAGCTATACAAGCTTGTGATTTTTGTTCCTACTTCTCATGCTGAAAAAGTAAAAGGGGCGATTGGTGATGCTGGCGCAGGCCATATAGGAAATTATAGTCACTGCATGTTCCATACTGTTGGAAAGGGGCAGTTTAAGCCATTGGAAGGAACCGATCCCTTTTTAGGAACTAAGGGCACGCTGGAAACGGTAGAAGAAGATCGTATAGAAACAATTGTACCAAAGTACATGATATCTAATGTTTTGAACGCTATGCGTGAAGTACACCCTTATGAAGAAGTTGCCTATGATCTCTATAGATTGAGAAATAAAGGTAAAGTTTATGGAGCTGGAAGAATTGGTTTATTAGAAAAACCAATGATGTTTGAGGAGCTTCTATCCCATATCAAAAATGTGTTCAAACTTCCTCAACTAAGATTTGTAGGTACCAAAAAAGATATGGTTCAAAAAGTTGCTGTTCTTGGTGGAAGTGGAGAGGATTTCATAGAAGCTGCTAAGCATGCTGGTGCTGATGTCTACATTACAGGAGATTTAACCTTCCATGATGCACAAGATGCACAGCCTATAGGATTACATTTGATTGACCCGGGGCATTATATCGAGGAAGTAATGAAAGAAGGAGTACAGCACTTTTTTCAATCTAAGTTCAAAACAATCTCACAAGCACCTACTGTTCTTACCTCTAAAGTGAATACAAACCCATTTGAATATTATTAA
- a CDS encoding 4-hydroxy-3-methylbut-2-enyl diphosphate reductase, whose product MEVIKIAPRGYCYGVVDAMVIAQNAAKDPNLPRPIYILGMIVHNAHVTEAFKSEGIITLDGKSRLDLLEDITEGTVVFTAHGVSPEVKERARERGLTVLDATCPDVTRTHDLIREKVKEDYEIVYIGKKGHPEPEGAIGVAPGKVHLVQTEEDVEKLKLEHVEKLIVTNQTTMSQWDVYDVMMKVKEKFPQTEMVREICMATQVRQEAVAEQAKDADLTIVVGDPRSNNSNRLAQVSEEIAGTKAYRVSDVSEIKLEWLKGVQKVAVTAGASTPTPITKEVIKFIETYDPNSQNTWKRVSRVEERKILPKVREKKQ is encoded by the coding sequence ATGGAAGTTATAAAAATTGCACCACGTGGTTATTGTTATGGCGTGGTAGATGCTATGGTTATTGCACAGAATGCTGCCAAGGACCCAAATTTACCTCGCCCCATTTATATATTAGGTATGATAGTTCATAATGCCCACGTAACAGAAGCATTTAAATCTGAGGGCATTATTACTCTTGATGGAAAGAGTCGTCTAGATCTACTAGAGGATATCACGGAAGGAACTGTAGTCTTTACTGCACACGGAGTCTCACCCGAAGTTAAAGAACGTGCTCGCGAAAGGGGATTAACTGTCCTTGATGCGACATGTCCAGATGTAACACGGACTCACGATTTAATTCGTGAAAAAGTTAAAGAAGATTATGAAATAGTTTATATTGGTAAAAAAGGACATCCAGAGCCAGAAGGAGCTATAGGTGTGGCACCTGGAAAGGTTCACCTTGTTCAAACAGAAGAAGACGTGGAGAAATTAAAGTTAGAACATGTTGAAAAATTAATTGTTACGAATCAAACGACTATGAGTCAATGGGATGTCTATGATGTCATGATGAAAGTGAAGGAAAAATTTCCTCAAACCGAAATGGTTAGAGAGATTTGTATGGCAACGCAAGTTCGTCAAGAGGCTGTGGCTGAACAAGCAAAAGATGCAGACCTAACAATTGTTGTAGGTGACCCACGAAGTAACAACTCTAATCGCTTAGCACAAGTATCCGAAGAAATCGCAGGGACTAAAGCGTACCGTGTAAGTGACGTAAGTGAAATAAAATTAGAGTGGTTAAAGGGTGTTCAAAAAGTTGCTGTGACGGCAGGGGCTTCAACTCCAACACCCATTACTAAAGAAGTCATTAAGTTCATAGAAACCTATGATCCAAATAGTCAAAACACTTGGAAACGAGTATCTCGTGTAGAAGAACGTAAAATCCTACCTAAAGTGAGAGAAAAGAAGCAATGA